Proteins found in one Cumulibacter manganitolerans genomic segment:
- a CDS encoding metallophosphoesterase family protein, which translates to MPRTPQQPSAVRRALRLGVALLGADLGLRLGSRTRVAVGPVVAEARVTPAPQGGVDVHVPPVGDARLATHRGLLHVDATVTGVDEQRARTLLTGGGKLDLDVRRELRTVLVALGTRAAAGAVAGAAAAAGLTERSVKQALIGGATGGAALAANAAIAYGTLRTDAWKTPALSGLLSRAPAVIGDVRRIPERLDRYRTQLGEITASVTGIYRGLTSLPSGPPSDAIKIVWLSDVHNNPLAFSVARSLVEQYGAALVVDTGDIADWGTAQEARTFAEIAQLPVPYLFVKGNHDGPPTLDELAKLDNVVILDGGEPIEQAGVRIVGDADPRFTPDKSTGDDAFPKSRLAEIGAALAAKIAPAHADLALVHDPVVAAQLGGAVPLVLCGHTHKRNDRLVDGTLVLTQGSSGGVGLRGVRNDPPEPLTISVLHVDAGTKRLHTVDELTLGGLGLTEVALVRRPASDLGAARAARAK; encoded by the coding sequence ATGCCACGCACCCCGCAGCAGCCGTCCGCCGTGCGGAGGGCGTTGCGTCTCGGCGTCGCCCTGCTGGGTGCCGATCTGGGGCTGCGGCTCGGCAGCCGCACCCGGGTAGCGGTCGGGCCGGTCGTCGCCGAGGCGCGCGTCACGCCCGCGCCCCAGGGCGGCGTCGACGTCCACGTGCCGCCGGTGGGCGACGCGCGGCTGGCGACCCACCGCGGCCTGCTGCACGTGGACGCGACGGTCACCGGCGTCGACGAGCAGCGCGCCCGCACGCTGCTCACCGGCGGCGGCAAGCTCGACCTCGACGTCCGGCGCGAGCTCCGGACGGTCCTGGTCGCGCTCGGCACCCGGGCCGCGGCCGGAGCGGTCGCCGGCGCGGCAGCGGCCGCCGGCCTCACCGAACGCAGCGTCAAGCAAGCGCTCATCGGGGGCGCCACCGGCGGCGCCGCGCTGGCCGCGAACGCGGCGATCGCCTACGGGACCCTCCGGACGGACGCCTGGAAGACGCCCGCGCTGTCCGGCCTGCTGTCACGAGCCCCCGCGGTGATCGGCGACGTGCGGCGCATCCCGGAGCGGCTCGACCGGTACCGCACGCAGCTCGGCGAGATCACCGCGTCGGTCACCGGGATCTACCGCGGGCTCACGTCGCTGCCGTCGGGGCCGCCGTCCGACGCGATCAAGATCGTCTGGCTCTCGGACGTGCACAACAACCCGCTGGCGTTCAGCGTCGCCCGCAGCCTGGTCGAGCAGTACGGCGCGGCGCTCGTGGTCGACACCGGCGACATCGCCGACTGGGGGACGGCGCAGGAGGCCCGCACGTTCGCCGAGATCGCGCAGCTCCCGGTGCCGTACCTGTTCGTCAAGGGCAACCACGACGGACCGCCGACCCTCGACGAGCTCGCCAAGCTCGACAACGTCGTGATCCTGGACGGCGGCGAGCCGATCGAGCAGGCCGGCGTGCGCATCGTCGGGGACGCCGATCCGCGGTTCACGCCCGACAAGTCGACGGGCGACGACGCGTTCCCGAAGTCGCGGCTCGCGGAGATCGGCGCCGCGCTCGCCGCGAAGATCGCCCCGGCCCACGCCGACCTCGCCCTCGTGCACGATCCGGTGGTCGCAGCGCAGCTGGGCGGTGCGGTGCCGCTGGTGCTGTGCGGGCACACCCACAAGCGCAACGACCGCCTAGTCGACGGGACGCTGGTGCTGACCCAGGGCTCCAGCGGCGGTGTCGGGCTGCGCGGCGTCCGCAACGATCCGCCGGAGCCGCTGACCATCTCGGTGCTGCACGTCGATGCCGGGACGAAGCGGCTGCACACCGTCGACGAGCTCACCCTCGGCGGCCTCGGGCTGACCGAGGTGGCCCTGGTCCGGCGGCCGGCGAGCGACCTCGGGGCGGCGCGCGCCGCGCGGGCGAAGTAA